The Desmonostoc muscorum LEGE 12446 genome includes a region encoding these proteins:
- the rph gene encoding ribonuclease PH yields MAWQRPDGRLPYELRPFSFYPSFTHFAPGSVLARCGDTQVLCTVSVTKGVPRFLEGTGKGWLTAEYRMLPSATQKRQERELLKLSGRTQEIQRLIGRSLRAALDFEALGEHTLTVDADVLQADAGTRTTAITGSFVALAHAISKLLQQGTLERSPLCGQIAAISVGLLEKEPFLDLNYIEDVAATVDFNVVMNQHLEIIEVQGTAEEGSFSRSQLNQLLDVAQKGIEQLLIAQREAIADWENLFVGNL; encoded by the coding sequence ATGGCTTGGCAGCGTCCAGACGGTCGTCTTCCCTACGAACTACGTCCGTTCAGCTTTTACCCCAGTTTCACCCACTTTGCTCCCGGTTCTGTTCTCGCAAGATGCGGTGATACTCAGGTACTTTGTACCGTTAGTGTAACCAAGGGAGTTCCCAGGTTTCTGGAAGGAACAGGTAAAGGCTGGTTAACTGCTGAGTATCGGATGCTACCATCTGCTACACAAAAACGCCAAGAAAGGGAATTATTGAAATTATCTGGACGGACACAAGAAATTCAACGCTTAATTGGACGCAGTTTACGCGCAGCATTGGATTTTGAGGCACTGGGAGAGCATACGCTGACTGTGGATGCTGATGTGTTGCAAGCTGACGCTGGAACCAGAACCACAGCGATTACAGGTTCTTTTGTCGCCTTGGCTCATGCTATTTCTAAATTGTTGCAGCAGGGGACATTGGAGCGATCGCCTCTGTGTGGACAGATAGCAGCGATTTCCGTAGGATTACTGGAAAAAGAGCCGTTTTTAGATTTAAATTATATCGAAGATGTGGCTGCAACAGTAGATTTTAATGTGGTGATGAATCAACATCTGGAAATCATTGAGGTCCAGGGAACAGCCGAAGAAGGTAGCTTTAGCCGTAGTCAGTTGAATCAACTGCTAGATGTCGCCCAAAAAGGAATCGAGCAATTGTTAATCGCTCAACGCGAAGCGATCGCTGACTGGGAAAACCTATTTGTGGGCAATTTGTAA
- the pgl gene encoding 6-phosphogluconolactonase, with product MNKTVEVLPDQPALVARALELVLSKLETAIEQRGRFTIALSGGSTPKPLYEAIANQKLPWDKIHIFWGDERYVPPDHPDSNELMTRRAWLNHVDIPAANIHPVPTLEAEPALAAAKYEQHLKEFFNSSGAEFPVLDVILLGMGDDAHTASLFPHTEALKVRDRLVTVGNKNESLRISFTYPFINSARSVIFLVAGANKRPALAQVFAPVADDFTYPSRLIQPQGELWWLLDAAAGLELQP from the coding sequence ATGAACAAAACGGTTGAAGTTCTACCGGATCAGCCAGCGCTGGTTGCAAGAGCGCTAGAATTAGTTCTGTCCAAGTTAGAAACTGCCATTGAGCAGCGGGGGCGATTTACCATCGCTTTATCAGGCGGCAGTACACCTAAGCCGTTATACGAAGCGATCGCCAATCAAAAATTGCCTTGGGATAAAATTCATATATTCTGGGGGGATGAACGTTATGTACCGCCAGATCATCCCGATAGCAATGAATTGATGACGCGTCGTGCATGGCTAAATCATGTTGATATCCCAGCTGCTAACATTCACCCCGTACCAACTTTAGAAGCTGAGCCAGCCCTGGCTGCTGCTAAGTATGAACAGCATCTAAAAGAATTTTTCAATTCTTCTGGGGCGGAGTTTCCCGTGTTGGATGTAATATTACTGGGGATGGGTGATGATGCACACACCGCATCTTTGTTTCCCCACACAGAGGCTCTGAAAGTACGCGATCGCTTGGTTACTGTAGGTAACAAAAACGAAAGCCTGCGGATAAGTTTCACATACCCCTTCATCAACTCTGCTCGCAGCGTGATTTTTCTGGTTGCTGGTGCTAACAAAAGACCAGCTTTGGCGCAAGTCTTTGCACCTGTAGCCGATGACTTCACTTACCCATCCCGTTTAATTCAGCCCCAAGGAGAACTTTGGTGGCTGCTGGATGCAGCAGCAGGTTTGGAACTCCAACCTTAG
- a CDS encoding FHA domain-containing protein, whose product MIVCPNCNHPNPDGAVQCEACYTPLPATTHCPSCGATVQADAAFCGQCGYNLHSTGVPHVHAPVAATVTPDMSVEVPPLVSPDPLVELLQPDALGISASANSHPPVTSSLPPTAVAAPPVTPPQPSVTENSPPTPPPTVAVQPVVSSQGIPTPPPLEPPPQEQAEVSAPAAPLMTTAARTQLQQVNARLVHVQTDMLIELPQNLSVIHIGKPNDRIPPDIDVSGFPNSEIVSRIHADIRVEGDAHYVEDVGSSNGTYINNLPLLPGNRHRLRPGDRISLGKGDMMTFLFQLA is encoded by the coding sequence ATGATCGTCTGCCCTAATTGCAATCATCCCAATCCTGACGGCGCTGTCCAGTGTGAAGCTTGTTATACGCCGTTACCAGCAACTACTCACTGTCCCAGTTGTGGGGCAACGGTGCAGGCAGATGCTGCGTTCTGTGGTCAGTGTGGCTATAACTTGCACTCAACAGGAGTTCCACATGTTCACGCCCCAGTGGCTGCAACAGTGACTCCCGATATGTCCGTAGAAGTACCGCCGTTAGTTTCACCCGATCCCCTTGTAGAACTTTTACAACCAGATGCGTTGGGAATTAGCGCCTCTGCCAACTCCCATCCTCCTGTTACCTCATCTTTACCACCAACAGCGGTGGCGGCTCCCCCAGTAACTCCGCCACAGCCATCTGTTACAGAAAACAGCCCCCCAACACCACCGCCAACTGTTGCAGTTCAACCCGTGGTATCTAGCCAAGGTATTCCTACACCACCACCTTTGGAACCACCACCACAAGAGCAAGCTGAAGTATCCGCACCAGCAGCACCACTAATGACAACTGCTGCGAGAACGCAATTGCAGCAGGTGAATGCCCGGTTAGTCCATGTTCAAACGGATATGCTGATTGAATTGCCGCAAAATCTCTCTGTGATTCATATCGGCAAGCCCAATGACCGGATTCCTCCAGATATAGATGTTTCAGGATTTCCCAATTCAGAAATTGTCTCGCGGATTCATGCAGATATTCGCGTGGAAGGAGACGCTCACTATGTTGAAGATGTGGGAAGTTCCAATGGCACTTACATCAATAACTTGCCCCTCTTACCGGGGAACCGTCACCGCTTGCGCCCAGGCGATCGCATTAGTTTGGGCAAAGGAGACATGATGACATTCCTGTTTCAACTTGCTTAG